ATTTACATTTCACAGTACTTAGATAAAACCGGTGGTGCAGCATCAATCCCGTATGGGGAACAAAAGAATGTACATTTCACATTACTTAGATAAAACCATTCGATTGTGTTTGGTGATGATATGATGATGCGTATTTACATTTCACATTACTTAGATAAAACCGCCGCCTTCAGCTGATCTAAATATCTCGTATTCGGATTTACATTTCACATTACTTAGATAAAAGATTTCTCTGCTGCTGTTTCTTGTGCGGTACAAGGAACATTTACATTTCACATTACTTAGATAAAACGGGGATTTCTCAATTGATGCGATGGGTGTAAACGAATTTACATTTCACATTACTTAGATAAAACTGTCGATAGCTTGAAGGGTGCCTGCCGTAATAAAGTATTTACATTTCACATTACTTAGATAAAACACATCGAAATCACAAAACGTGAAATATTAGTGTCAGATTTACATTTCACATTACTTAGATAAAACCATAATCCGATGGGATATCAGCATGTGCTACCAAATTTACATTTCACATTACTTAGATAAAACATTGGGCAAGCTGATTTAGCTGCAAATGCGATTGTATTTACATTTCACATTACTTAGATAAAACAATGCACGAAATCAAGGTCAACGCAAAAATAAGCACATTTACATTTCACATTACTTAGATAAAACAAACCCTACTTTTTCAATTTCATCTTTAATTTCGCGATTTACATTTCACATTACTTAGATAAAACTGGGCTTATGACACGAATGTCCGTCGTTTTTTCGAAATTTACATTTCACATTACTTAGATAAAACATTTGACGTGAATACACAGGTAGTATATACCAATATTTACATTTCACATTACTTAGATAAAACCCGTTCCATTTCGTCCCTACTCCCATCATACCTCAACACCCCAAATCTGTCGACCTCCAGAAAAAATTGTTTTTTCCCTACCTACTCCACTTCCTCCATCCCATCAAAAACACCAAATCCCTTCCAGCGCAATCGTTTATCAAAATCTGTCGATCTCCCCACTTTTTTGCGTTACTGGTGGTCGACAGATTTCTTATGTGATGGAATAACTTCTTTGTATTTTATAGGGGGCTCCGATAAAATAAGCCCAGTTGCTCGTTAATGAAAAATGAGCAGCTAGGCTTATTTGGATGTTATTTTTGAAGGATCGCAAAATAGTTGTTTTCATTATCAGCAAAGTTGAAGACACGGCCCATATTTGGGACGTCGATTAGATCGCCAACTGTGATGCCTTTTGATTTGAAATCTTCGTACATGGCATCAAGGTTCTCTCCATACAAGAGGATCGATGGTGTTCCTAGATTCATTTCTGGTTGCATTTTGGCAACGGCTACTTTGTCTTGGAGCACGAATTTTGTTGCGGAATCTTTAGTTGGTGCGATTTCAATCCAGCGCTGTCCGTCTGTTGGTGCGCTTTCGGAGGTGATGACAAAACCTACTTTTTCTGTCCAAAATTTTGCTGATGCTTCTTGATCGTTGACGTAAAGCATGACTTGACCGATTTTATGAATCATTTCTAATTCCTCTTTTCTATTGCTTTTTGATTGCTTGTTTAGTATAGCAAGATTCGGAGGGGGTTTCAAAAATTAACTATGCTTTGCCTGTGGAGCCGAATTCCTGGATTTTTGCTTGGACGGTTGCTGTGATTGCTTTGCGGCCTGGTTCTAAGATGACTTGGGGTTCGTGTGTGTCGGGATTTTCGGTGAGTGCTTGGCGGATTGCTGTGAGCCAGGATTTATTGCACTCGGTGTTGACGTTGATTTTGGCGTGGCCAAGCGTGATGGCGCGTTTGATTTGGTGGGGCGGGATGCCGGATGCGCCATGGAGAACGAGCGGGATCTGGATGGCGTCTTGGATGGCGGCCATTTCTCGGAATCCTAGGACGGGTTCGCCTTGATAGTTGCCGTGGACGGAACCGAGTGCTGCTGCTAGTGCGTCGATGCCGGTTTCTTTGGTGAGCATGACGCATTCTTCTAGGTCGGCGTAATTGATGTTGCCGATTAAGCCGTCTTCGTTGCCGCCAACCGTGCCTACTTCTGCTTCGACATCGACGCCGTGCGCGTGGGCGTAATCGGTGACATCTTTGGTTAGGCGAATATTTTCTGCAATCGGATATTTGGAGCCGTCGAACATGACGGATGTGAAGCCGGCATCGATAGCTTGTTTGCAGCGCGCGACGGTGGTTCCATGATCTAAGTGGAGCACGACGGGGATTGTAATACTGTATTCTGTGATTAGATTTTTAACCATCGATGTGATCGTTTGGAATCCGCCTAGAAAGTCTATCATTCGATCTGACGCGCCGATGATAACGGGGGCTTTTTCTTTTTCGGCGGCGATTAGGATGGCGTGAATCCATGATAAGCCATTGATGTTGAACTGGCCAACTGCGTATTTTTCGCTGTGCGCTTTTTTAAGTACTTCGTTTAGAGTTACTAACATATTATACCTCCTCGTATTGAAACAGAATCCACGAGCTTTTGTTGCCACTCGTGGATTTCTATGCTATATGCTGAAATATTTGGACACTACTTTGACGGTGGTTTCTTTTGCTTTTCGGATCGTTTCTTCTGGTGTTAATTTGTAATACTCTGGCCTGAAAAGTTCTACGGAAACAACGTCGGAATACCCGATTTCTTTTAAGGTTTGGATGTGCGCGTCAAGGTCTATCGCACCGTGGCCTGGCCAAACGCGGTCATCATCGGTTAACAGGCCGATTTGGAAATCTTCGGTGTCATCGATGTGAAAAATGAAGATTTTGGAGCCATCTGCGTTTTTTAGGCTATCGATATTAGAGCCCATCGCGTGGAAATGGAAGGAATCAAATACGAGACCTACATTTTCGCGATTGACACTTTGAACGATATCATACGCATCTTCAAATGTGTTGACGGTGCACTCTGGATGTCCAACAAATTCAACGGCAATCTTGACGCCATGTGTTTTTGCAATGTCGGATAGTTCCTCGAGTACCGCTACGCTACTTGCTTTGATGTCTTTTTTCAAAATTTTATCGGTCGTTACGAGTGGAACTGCCACAACATATTTCGCGCCAATTTTATCACAGATTGCCATCATTTCTTTAAATTCTTGAATGATTGCGGCATGACCAGCTTCGTCACGATTGTTGAAAAATACAAGCGCGTTTAGAGCTAACGGTTTAATGTGATGTGTCTTGAAATACTCAGCGAGCTCGTCAATGCTATGTGTCTCTAAGTACTCTGGCAGTTTGTCCATACTCCTAATTTCGATATAATCGTAGCCATTCGCTTCACAAATCGCTAAATCTTTTTCTAAATTAGAGTTTTCAAGTGTCGTTGCTTCATTGAAACATAACTTCATCGTGTGTCTCCTCTTTTCTTATTTAGCTAAGGCCTAGACCTTTTTTCATCGTTTTTAGCATGAAATCACTGGATTCATCGGCTTTATCAACCCAAGCAAAAACCGCATTTGTCGCGATTCCATCGAATTTCATCTCGCGCATTTTACGGAAAATCGTATCAAAATCGACCTCGCCTTGTCCGATGTTGAGATGTTGGTGAATCGTCACTTCGGCATCGGGTGGATTCACAATGTAGCGCAGGCCATACGCAGCTTTGTGGTTAAATGTATCGGCAAACAGGACTTGATCGAGCAGATCGCCGGCTTCGTCTAGCATTTTGCCAACATCACCAACGCCGTCATCGTAAAAGAACGTGTGCGCCGTTGAGTAGACGAGTTTAATCCAATCTTTATCCAAGGCGCGAATCATATCGATAGCTCCAGCATTGGTTTCGATAAAGTCGAGTGGATGGGCCTGCAGGTTCAGACGCACCCCTTCTTTTTCGAAAACAGGCATGAGCTCATCCATTGATTTTACGAACTTCTCTTCGCATACGACCGGATTGTATTTCGTGCCACTGAACTCGCTATTCATCAAATCAACGTCTAGTTCGACGGCGATTTCGATGGCGCGTTTCCAATTGCGAACCGCAGCGACACGACGTTCCTCGTCTGGTCCCGCCCAATTGTAGAGCGGTAACAGGGACGAGATTTCAAGGCCAGTATCTCGCAAGCATTTTTTCACGAGTTTTATTTTTGCTTTGTCGACTTTTGGATATTTATAAAACGGACAGAAATCCTCGCGTGGACTGAGTTCGATGTATTTATAGCCAAGTTCTGCGGTTTTGTAAATCATTTGTTCGATCGTCATATTATCGCGGAACATACTTGGATCAAGCGCTAACTTCATTCTTTTTCGCTCCTTTTTCTTCGTAGAATGCTGGTCGTTCATCGAGTTCGATAGATTCGGTTGTGCCTGATTCTTGGGCTTTCACGCATGCAGCGGCTGTGACAGATGCAATATAGCCGTCCCATGATGTTGGCCCTTGTGGTGCGCCGTCTTTGTGAATGGAATCAATGAAGTCTTGAATTTCGATATCGTAAGCTTCTAGGAACCTGTCTTTCCAATCCATCAAAATATCTTGGCTCAGCTTGCCACTTTTGCGAGTGATGATGTTGGAGAACTCAGGTAATTTCACGATGCCTTCTTCGCCGATCACTTCGCACTGAATGTCGTAACCGTATTGGCAATTCACGAAAACTTCTACAGTAATCGAGATGCCGCCTTTTGTTTCAATAATCATAATTTGTGGATCGCGTAAGTGCGGTAGCGCATGTTTGGTTTTCTTCGGATAAACGACTTGAACGCTGGCATAGTCATCATTTACAAGCCAATGCAAAACATCGATTTCATGAATCAGCGTGTCCGTCACGGCCATATCGGTTGAATACGTTTCTGGTACAGTAGGATTTCGATGGGCACAGCGAATCATTAGCGGCTCACCGATTTCGTTCGCATCAATCGCTTCTTTCAATTTGACGTAACCATGATCGTATCGGCGCATAAAACCCACTTGCACCAAGCGTTTTCCGTGTTTCATTTCCGCGTCGACAATACGGCGTGCCCCTTCTGCTGTTGTTGCTAGCGGTTTTTCACAGAAAATGTATTTCCCTGCTTCGATGCCCGCAAGTACGCTCTCTTCGTGCGCTGGTCCCCAACTAGAAACGAGTATCGCATCGACATCTTCGGCCGCGATTAGCGCTTTATCATCTGGATATACTTTGGCATTTAAGTTAAAATTTTCAATGGCTTGTTGTGCGGCAGCTTGGTTGACATCGGTTACAGCAACGACCTCAGCACCTGCTAGCGTGTGGCTAATCCGTTTAATATGTTCGCGTCCAATGGCACCTGTTCCAATAACTCCAAATCGTAAATTCATCATTTATTCCTCCAATTCATAGATTTATAGCGCTTTCATTTACTTAAATTTAATATAGTTCCGGAAATAATATTCGATCTGCTCTAAAGAATGACCTTTTGTTTCTGGTAAGTATTTTTTAACGAAAAGAATCGCAAAAACGCCGAGTACTGCAAACATGAAGAATGTGACGGATAGGCCAACGTTTGCCAGTAAAATAGGGAATGAAAAACCAACGAGGAAATTCGTAATCCATAAACAAAATACGGTGGTTCCCATGCCTATTCCGCGTAATCGTTGCGGGAAAATTTCAGAAAGCATCAGCCACGTTACTGGTGAAATCGCGCCTTGTTGGAACGCAAGGAATGTGACCGTCAAGCTTAGAACTACATATGGTAGCGCTTCAGTTCCTTGTAGTAACATCGACAAAATTCCAATTAAAAGTAAGGCGCAAGTCGTGCCTATCAGCCCGGTAATCAGCATTGGTCGCCGTCCTACTTTTCCAAGCAAGTAAATGCCTAGGAAGGTTGCGGCCACAGATATGACGCCATTCGCAATGTTCCCAATCAGCGCTGCCTCGGTCCCAAACCCTGCATCTCGCAAAATTTCAGTGCCGTAGTACATGATCGAGTTGACGCCGGTAATTTGCTGGACAATCGCGATTCCGACTCCGATAAAGACAATTCGCCTCACCCAAGGGACACTCAAATCTTTGAATGTCGCTTTTTGAATTTCTTTTTCAGCGGCGATGTTATCTTTGATTTCTGTTAACTCATTATTCGCCTCATTTTCTTCTCGAATTTGTTGTAACACGCGCAAGGCATCGCCAATTTTACCTTTGGAAGCTAGCCAACGTGGACTTTCTGGTAAGATCAGCATTCCGAACCACAGAATAACGGCTGGAATCGTTGCGATCACAAGCATGTAACGCCATACGTTGCCATCTTCACCAAGCGTTGTTCCAATGATAGCATTGAACGTGAAGGCAAGCAATTGACCGGTTACAATCATCAATTCATTTTGCGTTACCATCCGACCCCGTCTATGCGCGGGGGACATTTCTGCTAAGTATGTTGGTACAGTTACCGAAGCTCCACCGACTGCAAGCCCTAGTAACACACGGAAAATGACCATGACACCCATATTCGGCGCAAATGTACAGCCAAGTGTCGCGATGAAGAAGATAATCGCCAGCGTCATGATATTTCGTCTACGACCACTACGATCGGATAATCTACCGCCAAATATGGCACCAAATGCAGCTCCAAATAGGAGGGAACTCGCCACAATACCTTCTCCGGCAGGCGATAAATTCAGTTGACCTGCTTTTGACATGTAGGGAAGCGCTCCGTTTATAACACCTGTATCGTAACCGAATAACAAACCACCAAATGTTGAAATAATTGTGATTAGTCGCAAGTAAGCTTTCGGCGTTCGTTTATTCGCTGGCGCCTGTTCCAAAGCTACTTCCGGACCCGCTTGTTCTGGACTTTTCATATCGATCGCTCCCCTATTTTTGCTTGTAGCAAGTTCTCATCAATGTATTTCCTAGCAATTAAGGCGTACTCCAAAGGATTGGCCACAGCGGGATCTTGCTCTGCTTCAATGACAATCCAGCCGCTATATCCAGATTTCTGTAAGCGATTGTATACTTCGACAAAATCAATGCAACCATCGCCAGGTACGGTGAACATGCCTTTTAAAAACGACTGCAAAAAGGAGAGCCCTTCTTGTTTACACGCAGCCATCACGTCTTTTCTTACATCTTTAAAATGAACGTGCGCGATTCTATCGATATGTTTTTCAAGCAGCGCCATGTAATCGCCTTCCGCGACGAAAATATGACCTGTATCGTAAAGCAAATGAACGCGCGCGGGATCCGTACCAGCCATCAGTTGATCCACTTCTGCAAGCGTCTCGACACCAGTTCCTAAATGATGATGGTATACCAGTTTCAAATCATGCGCATCAGCAATCGTACCAAGTTCATTGAGTCCCTCGCATAATTGCGTCCATTCTTGCTCGGTGAAATGTGGTTTTTCCGTGAAAACGTTCTTCGTCAATCCTTGAATGCTATACGTTTGTTCCGATACAACCGCGACATTTCCGTTCACTTTTTTCAAGTAAGCACAGTGCTCCGTAAACGCTTTTTTTGCCGAATCGACACCATCACGAATGATAAAACTGCTAAACCATTGCCCGGCGATTCTCAAATTCCGAAGCGCGAGCTCTTTATTTAGAACGTCCGCTTCTGGAAAAAAACCGCCAACTTCCGTGCCTTCAAAACCAGCGACTACGATATCACTCAGTAGATGCTGCAACGTGTTTCCTGCTCCAATTTCCGGTATATCATCGTTGCGCCAGCCGATCGGCGCGATTCCCCATGTAATCATGAGCAAATACCCCCTATGGTATTAGTATTTTTTAGCTTTCTCCAATTTCTTTTCTATAGCTTCATGCGCTTTTTGAATACTATCTTTCGTGGAAACTTCTGAAACGCCAACGTGCCACCAAGCATCATAGCCATCTGACATCGTTTTCGGTAGGACTTTCATTTCGATCAGCGTGGAAACCGTTTGCTTTTTAGCATCCTCAAGTGCCGCTTTTAACTCAGGAATTGTGTTAGCACGGTAAGTTTTCGCGCCATAACCTTCTGCTACTTTAGCGTAATCGATATTCATAATCTGGTTATCCGCCGTTCTAAATTCACAGAAATAACTATCGCTGCCGTGCTCCATTTGCAGATTATTAATACAGCCAAAACCGGAGTTATCGAACAGCAGAATGTTGATTTTGTGGTTATATTGCAGTGCCGTGATAAACTCGGAATGAAGCATTAGGAAACTGCCGTCACCCGCCATCGCATATACTTCTTGTTCTGGCGCAGCGAGTTTAGCGCCCAGTGAACCGGAAATTTCATACCCCATGCACGAATATCCGTATTCTAAATGGTACGTGTTTGGAACAAGTGGGTTCCAGAGTCGTTGCAAGTCACCAGGTAAAGAGCCAGCTGCCCCAACTACGATGCTATCTTCGGCAACTGTATCATTAATTGCAAGAAACGCTGCCGTTTGCGATAATTCCGTATTTAGCGCATCCGAATATTCATTTAAAATTTCTTGTGAAAATTGGTTCTTAATTTCTGGGTCAAAATTATCACGCTTAAACGTTATATTAGCAAGGCGATCGCGCTCTACAAGCCATGTTGCTTTCAAAGTCGCCACTTCCGTGCCATACGTTGTTTCATAATTACCGAGTCGTTCAGCAAGAAGTTCGAGTGTCACTCTTGCATCCGCCACCACTTGGAAAGCATCTAATTTATACGCTTGCGGGCGGCTCACATTGATGTTCAAAAAGCGTGTTTTGTCCCAATTAAAAGCCGTTTTTGATGACGTCGTGAAATCCGTATATCGCGTGCCGATTCCAATCACCAAATCTGCGTTTCGAATCACCGAGTTGGCAGCACTTGTACCGAGGATTCCCGTCCCACCTAGGTTATTTTTGAATTGAAATTCTACCGTTGATTTCCCAGCATGCGTCTCCACTAGCGGGATATTATGTTTTTCCGAAATAGCGATCAATACCTCGCGAGCTTCCGAATAACGCGCGCCACCGCCAACAATGATCACAGGTCGTTTACTTTCCCTGATCCGTTCCAGCGCCCCAACAAGTTCCCGTTCCGTCGGTGCTTTGCGATCGATATAATGAATCCGCTTTTCAAAAAATGCTTCGTCAAAATCGTACGCCTCGCCTTCCGTATCCTGACAAATACAAACCGTTGCAGGACCTGATGTTGCCGGGTTCGTCATCACTTCAAAAGCGCGTAACAAACTGCTCATCAACTGCTCGGGACGCGTCACCCGATCCCAATACCGAGAAACTGGCTTCAGCGCGTCATTCGTCGTCACCACCGCACTATAATCCTGCTCCAATTGTTGCAGAACTGGATCTGGTTGTCGCGTCGCAAATGTATCCGCTGGCAAAAGCAATACAGGAATATTATTCGCAAATGCCGTCCCAGCTGCCGCCACTAGATTCGCCGATCCAGGACCTGCCGATGTGGAAATCGCAAAGATCTTTTTCCGCAAGTTTTGTTTCGCAAAAGCGATCGCTGCATGTGTCATTCCTTGCTCATTTTTGCCTTGGATCACTTTCAAATGACCTGGATCTTCTTCCAATGCCTGACCGATTCCGACCACATTCCCATGTCCAAAAACTTGAAATAACCCTTCGACGTATGGCGTAATTTTGCCATCAATCGCGACATACTGCTGATTGATAAATTTTATTAAAGCTTGTGCCGTTGTTAGGCGAATCGTTCCCATTTTATCTTCCACCTCTTTTTTTAAACTTGTGCCGCAATCAAATCTTCAATCTCCGAAACACTTGGCATCGCCTCAGATGAACTATGTTTACTAACCACGATCGAAGCCGAAGCACTTCCAAATTTCAGCGCTGTTTCAATCGATTCTCCAGTAATAAGCGCGTACAGGAACGCCGAAGCATAAGAATCTCCCGCACCAAATGTTTTCAAAACCTTCGTCATGTAAGCCTTGCCGCGGAACGTTTCGCCTGATTTTGTGTAGGCGTATGAACCTTCCACACCGTGTTTAATCACGATCAACTCTGGCGTATGCCCAAATAGTGCCGTCACTGTTGCCGCGTTTTCACCACCAACATGATTTTCTAACATATCAAATTCATCACGCGTTCCAATAACGATATTCGCCTGCTCAGCAACCAGCTGATAATAAACCGCCGTTTCTTCCGTTGTTTTCCACGTATAAGGACGATAATCCAATTCAAAAACAATTTTCACATCGTGCTGACGCGCCAATTGAACCGTTTTCAAAATCGCTTCACGAGAAGGACTTTGCGACAACGCCGTACCCGAAATCACGAGTGCTTTTGTGTTTTTTATATAATCTTCATTGATTTCATCCGTTTGCAAATATAAATCCGCTACCTGATCACGATACATTAAAATGCTACACTCATCTGGACTCTTAATCTCCGTAAACGCAAGCCCCGTCTTATGTCCATCCTTATCCACGATCATTTCTGACGTATCCACACCGACATTGCGCATATATTGTTCAATAAAACGGCCATGTTGATCATCTGGAATTTTGCCGACAAAACCAACTTTCAAGCCTAATTTCGCCGTCCCAATCGCGATATTCGCAGGCGATCCTCCCACATATTTAGAAAAAGTCATCGTTTCTTCCATCGGACGATTATACTCTACCGCGTTCAAGTCGATACAAGCACGCCCCACTGCGATAACATCATATTTTTTCGAATCATCAAATTGATATTTCATTTCACGTTTCTCCTCCTCATTTTCGATCTAAAATCCATTCATGCGCCGGATCATTGTGGAAATTCCACGTCCGCACAGGTCCCGCCATCACATTTAAATAATAAGAAGTATAGCCATCGGGCACACCAACTGGATGATACCCCGCCGGAACAAGCACCACATTGCGATTTTCCACCGTCATCGTCTCATCAATCGACCGATCATCTGTATAAACCCGTTGAAAAACAAAACCTTGCGGTGGATTCATCTCATGATAATACGACTCCTCCAAAAATGACTCTACCGGCAAATTATCCTGATCGTGCTTATGCGGTGGGTAGCTCGACCAGTTGCCGCCTTCCGTATACACTTCCACGACCAGCAAGCTATTCGCTGTCGTCACCGAATCAGGCAAAATATTATGCACCGTCCGCTTATTATTATATTTCCCGCGCTGTTCCGTCGAATTCGCCTCCGCAGGAATCAAAGTTGTTGGCAATTGCTTTTCTGATGGCGCATAGCACAGTGCCACACGCGCCACATCCGATTCCCCCGTCACTCGAAACGCTCGATCATTGGAGATATAAACACTATCCGTCGGTACCTGTTCAAAAACACTTGATCGACGCCCAATATTCACAAAAGTCGCGTCATGATCCGTCACCGTTATTCTCCCAGTGAGCGCTACAACACAAACTTCCAATTTCCCAAGCGACTCCTCATACGTCTCACCCTGCGCTAAATCGATCATTTTAAAACCGACATATTTTAGCGGAGAATCTCCACCAATCGCCACATCTTGCACGACTTTATTCGCAGTTTCTGGTTTCCGAAGTAAATTTACCATCCTCGATCACACCTCCCTATTCGTCAAAATTCGGTTTTGGATAACGCGCGGTTACCACTTTTTTACGAGTATAAAAATCTACACTATCTTTACCGTTCGCATGCAGCGTTCCGAAGAAAGAAGATTTCCAACCAGAGAATGGGAAGAACGCCATCGGAGCAGGCACACCAAGGTTCACGCCAAGCATTCCAGCATCGATGTTCTCACGGAAGTACCGAATCGCCGAAGCATTCGTCGAGAATAGACAAGCCCCATTCGCAAACTCCGATTCATTCGCAATCGCGATTCCTTCTTTCAAGTTTTTCACCCGAATAATCGATAGAACCGGCGCGAAAATCTCATCCTTCCAAATCGTCATATCGGTTGTCACACCGTCAAAAATCGTTGGTCCCACAAAATAACCATCATCAAGCGCATCACTTCTGCCATCATATACCAGATTCGCACCTTCCGCGATTCCTTTTTCGATATAATCAAGCGTCCGTTGTTTGTTCTCCGCACGAATCACCGGGCCTAAGAAAACACCATCATCGAGGCCGTTACCAATCTTGATCTGGCTCGCACGTTCCTTTAACTTAGCGATAAACGCATCCGCAATCGATTCTTCCACCGTCACGACCGCACATGCCATGCACCGCTCACCCGCAGAACCAAAAGCCGCCGCGATAATGTTCGTAAGCGCATCATCCATGTTCGCATCCGCAAGCACGATTGTATGATTTTTCGCACCCGTCAAAGCCTGCACCCGTTTCAAGTTCTCGCTTCCTTTTTTGAAAACGTACTCACCAACTGGCTTAGATCCAACAAACGAAACCGCTTTAATTTCAGGATGTTCCAAAATACCATTCACCACATCATGCGCACCGTAAACGACATTGAACACGCCGTCTGGAAGTCCCGCTTCTGTAAATAACTCCACAATTTTTTCGGTTAATAAAGGCGTACGTTCCGAAGGCTTCAAAATAAACGTATTGCCGACCGCGATCGCCATTGGGAACATCCAACATGGCACCATCATTGGGAAGTTAAACGGCGCAATCCCACCAACAACACCAATCGGATAACGGTAATTCGTTGCCTCCACATCCGTTGCAATCGATGCCAGCGAATCTCCCATCATAAGTGTCGGTGCACCAGCTGCGAACTCCACATTCTCAATGCCGCGTTGCACTTCACCAAGCGACTCCGTCAAATTTTTCCCATTTTCAAGCGTAATCAGCCGTGCCAATTCTTCTTTATTTTGGAGTAACAACTGCTGATAATTAAATAAAATCCGAGCTCGGCGAGGAACCGCAATATTCCGCCATTTTTCAAAAGCCGTTGCCGCTACTTGCGCCGCATAATCAAAATCCTCCCGCGTCGAAATCGGCACTTGCGCCACAACTTCCTTCGTCGCCGGATTATACACATCCTCATAAACTTTCGTCTTGCTCGCTACCCATTCCCCATTTATAAAGTTTTTCAGCTTTCTAACCTCTGCCATTCCATTTCCTCCTTCATATATAAACGCTTTCATAATTCCAATCGTAAAAGATGAGCTAATTCGACCGAAAGATAACCGTTCAGAAGTCATCTCTTGGTTACATCTTGATTACATTCTATACTTACAATGAGTAAATGTCAACCATGAATTTACGTTTTTCAATCAAAAGATAACCACTAATCCTTATTAAACCAAGGAAATATATCAAAAAACGCATATTATTGTTACATGTTGATTAACTTTTGAATATGTGTTAAAATTTAACCAAGTTACCAACCGGATAGGAGAATGACAAATGAAGGAAAAAAGGCTCCAATTAGTGGAAGAGTTTATTCAAGAAAAAGGCACGGCGTCCCTAGACGAATTATGTGAGCAC
The sequence above is drawn from the Listeria weihenstephanensis genome and encodes:
- a CDS encoding VOC family protein — encoded protein: MIHKIGQVMLYVNDQEASAKFWTEKVGFVITSESAPTDGQRWIEIAPTKDSATKFVLQDKVAVAKMQPEMNLGTPSILLYGENLDAMYEDFKSKGITVGDLIDVPNMGRVFNFADNENNYFAILQK
- the fba gene encoding class II fructose-1,6-bisphosphate aldolase, which translates into the protein MLVTLNEVLKKAHSEKYAVGQFNINGLSWIHAILIAAEKEKAPVIIGASDRMIDFLGGFQTITSMVKNLITEYSITIPVVLHLDHGTTVARCKQAIDAGFTSVMFDGSKYPIAENIRLTKDVTDYAHAHGVDVEAEVGTVGGNEDGLIGNINYADLEECVMLTKETGIDALAAALGSVHGNYQGEPVLGFREMAAIQDAIQIPLVLHGASGIPPHQIKRAITLGHAKINVNTECNKSWLTAIRQALTENPDTHEPQVILEPGRKAITATVQAKIQEFGSTGKA
- the iolI gene encoding 2-keto-myo-inositol isomerase, with translation MKLCFNEATTLENSNLEKDLAICEANGYDYIEIRSMDKLPEYLETHSIDELAEYFKTHHIKPLALNALVFFNNRDEAGHAAIIQEFKEMMAICDKIGAKYVVAVPLVTTDKILKKDIKASSVAVLEELSDIAKTHGVKIAVEFVGHPECTVNTFEDAYDIVQSVNRENVGLVFDSFHFHAMGSNIDSLKNADGSKIFIFHIDDTEDFQIGLLTDDDRVWPGHGAIDLDAHIQTLKEIGYSDVVSVELFRPEYYKLTPEETIRKAKETTVKVVSKYFSI
- a CDS encoding sugar phosphate isomerase/epimerase family protein, with the translated sequence MKLALDPSMFRDNMTIEQMIYKTAELGYKYIELSPREDFCPFYKYPKVDKAKIKLVKKCLRDTGLEISSLLPLYNWAGPDEERRVAAVRNWKRAIEIAVELDVDLMNSEFSGTKYNPVVCEEKFVKSMDELMPVFEKEGVRLNLQAHPLDFIETNAGAIDMIRALDKDWIKLVYSTAHTFFYDDGVGDVGKMLDEAGDLLDQVLFADTFNHKAAYGLRYIVNPPDAEVTIHQHLNIGQGEVDFDTIFRKMREMKFDGIATNAVFAWVDKADESSDFMLKTMKKGLGLS
- a CDS encoding Gfo/Idh/MocA family protein — its product is MNLRFGVIGTGAIGREHIKRISHTLAGAEVVAVTDVNQAAAQQAIENFNLNAKVYPDDKALIAAEDVDAILVSSWGPAHEESVLAGIEAGKYIFCEKPLATTAEGARRIVDAEMKHGKRLVQVGFMRRYDHGYVKLKEAIDANEIGEPLMIRCAHRNPTVPETYSTDMAVTDTLIHEIDVLHWLVNDDYASVQVVYPKKTKHALPHLRDPQIMIIETKGGISITVEVFVNCQYGYDIQCEVIGEEGIVKLPEFSNIITRKSGKLSQDILMDWKDRFLEAYDIEIQDFIDSIHKDGAPQGPTSWDGYIASVTAAACVKAQESGTTESIELDERPAFYEEKGAKKNEVSA
- a CDS encoding sugar porter family MFS transporter; the encoded protein is MKSPEQAGPEVALEQAPANKRTPKAYLRLITIISTFGGLLFGYDTGVINGALPYMSKAGQLNLSPAGEGIVASSLLFGAAFGAIFGGRLSDRSGRRRNIMTLAIIFFIATLGCTFAPNMGVMVIFRVLLGLAVGGASVTVPTYLAEMSPAHRRGRMVTQNELMIVTGQLLAFTFNAIIGTTLGEDGNVWRYMLVIATIPAVILWFGMLILPESPRWLASKGKIGDALRVLQQIREENEANNELTEIKDNIAAEKEIQKATFKDLSVPWVRRIVFIGVGIAIVQQITGVNSIMYYGTEILRDAGFGTEAALIGNIANGVISVAATFLGIYLLGKVGRRPMLITGLIGTTCALLLIGILSMLLQGTEALPYVVLSLTVTFLAFQQGAISPVTWLMLSEIFPQRLRGIGMGTTVFCLWITNFLVGFSFPILLANVGLSVTFFMFAVLGVFAILFVKKYLPETKGHSLEQIEYYFRNYIKFK
- the iolE gene encoding myo-inosose-2 dehydratase yields the protein MITWGIAPIGWRNDDIPEIGAGNTLQHLLSDIVVAGFEGTEVGGFFPEADVLNKELALRNLRIAGQWFSSFIIRDGVDSAKKAFTEHCAYLKKVNGNVAVVSEQTYSIQGLTKNVFTEKPHFTEQEWTQLCEGLNELGTIADAHDLKLVYHHHLGTGVETLAEVDQLMAGTDPARVHLLYDTGHIFVAEGDYMALLEKHIDRIAHVHFKDVRKDVMAACKQEGLSFLQSFLKGMFTVPGDGCIDFVEVYNRLQKSGYSGWIVIEAEQDPAVANPLEYALIARKYIDENLLQAKIGERSI